The genome window CTTTCATGCCTCATCCtcctgtgtgtgcgtgtttacTTCACTGGTTTCTTCCAGCTCAGTGCAGCTGGCACTCACCTGCTTCACCTCTTCATGACTGGTCTGAATGCAGTGACCTTGTCGTTCTGCACAGTCCCACAGGCTTCGCTGAGGTCAGATGACTGATTCTCTACCTTGCCACTGGAGAATCCTGCGTGTCCAAGTAAAAGCACACCTCAAGAAAGTTGCTTCAGGTTGGGAAAGTGTTGTTTTCTATCataaaatcaaatgcattttcacatttgaaaaataataggATCGCAAATGCAGTGTTATTTGAATGTTGTGGAAATGAACTTTTGCAGACATACCTTCGATTGCTGTGTACTGACAGGTATCTGGAAGGGCAGCATAGGATGAGCTGTGAAGTTGGAGGCCTTTGTGGCTATAGCTGCCTGTGCCGTAAACTTTTGAGTGCAAGGATGAGCCCTCAGGGAAAGAGCTTTCTGAATTTGTGACACTGTTAGACTCAAGCAGGCCTCTTGTGGCTCCACATTGTCCAGTAGGAGCCCTGGGAAGTCTGCTGCTCTGTAGTTGACAGTCCCCAGTTAGGCTTCCTGTCTTTAGCTCCGAACCATGCTGCTGAGGATTTAATATAACCCCTGAAGCTGCGGTACGAGCCAACGACCAAATGCGTGGCTTTTCTGATGATTCAAAATGAGACAGGGACACCGCTCCTGCTAATGGGACACTTGCAGGACCCGCCTTGGACACAATTGGATCTATGAAATCCGATGGGAGATGCGGGAGGGCGGTGACACCTTTGATGCTGCAGGGGAAAGTGTGGAAGCTGTTTGTTAAGCTCAAGTGAAGGTCAGAGCTGCAGTCTCTTTTCAGGGGAGCTCCAGATGCAACCATGGATCTCTGGAGGTCCTGCTCATCTGCTGCCACCTTTTCACAGTCGCTGTCCAGCTTGTCACAGTCGTCCTCATCCATGTCCTCCAGGTCACTCAGGTGC of Xiphophorus couchianus chromosome 4, X_couchianus-1.0, whole genome shotgun sequence contains these proteins:
- the irx6a gene encoding Iroquois homeobox protein 6a isoform X4 translates to MQLHKSVSDGTGSSQTAAAAAAASFCCPSYENRLLASSRTELNAALGMYGSPYAAAAAASQNYANYFPYSTDPSAIYSTLNPQYDIKDSTGTLHSGITQTAAYYPYDHSLGQYQYDRYGTVDFNGTARRKNATRETTSTLKTWLYEHRKNPYPTKGEKIMLAIITKMTLTQVSTWFANARRRLKKENKMTWSPKNKANDDRKEDFNKSDQDCVTKDSSDCKEEKELHLSDLEDMDEDDCDKLDSDCEKVAADEQDLQRSMVASGAPLKRDCSSDLHLSLTNSFHTFPCSIKGVTALPHLPSDFIDPIVSKAGPASVPLAGAVSLSHFESSEKPRIWSLARTAASGVILNPQQHGSELKTGSLTGDCQLQSSRLPRAPTGQCGATRGLLESNSVTNSESSFPEGSSLHSKVYGTGSYSHKGLQLHSSSYAALPDTCQYTAIEGFSSGKVENQSSDLSEACGTVQNDKVTAFRPVMKR